From Amycolatopsis sp. YIM 10, the proteins below share one genomic window:
- a CDS encoding serine/threonine-protein kinase: MSEWSLPGFTEVKALGEGGFGRVVLARQDGTGAEVAIKYLYAEHLADPRLVDAFRQEARVLSQVVSPHVARLHEFIETPEGAAIVMEAVPGVSLSAILTAEGQLTPEAALVVLKGSLLGLSAAHTAGVVHRDYKPDNVLVQPDRRSKLVDFGIAVLAGETGLSVGTPGYMAPEQWAGNAATPATDVYAATCVFFQCVTGNRPYHADDRDTLRNLHIYAPIPFGELPEPLWPLVERGMAKDPARRPETAALFLAELESAAVEGYGPDWEDRGWTRLAQRAGALLAVSPLAMLAGATVLAPAGAGAGAVAGSGGVVAAGAGGGVLVKAGAILVGAALVGTGAVIVVNSTGENPAPPPPTPAIEQVAMTADVRNRTENFGTFDFNGQYVAISGLADPAVQERVNQALMAPVDGWIDYVREINPDPATDTPHLSTKAEIRRQDDKVLSVKYTRSIDSVQFGNRGGFSIRGVTVDLKTGEVIDAPKVFADAAAGQAGTTELEERLLARSPGGFCGGGTVHEPMEPRHLTEPYTAGDGDPAVQAIFATEAVEFDVYGSAFGGPMACDHQTVVVPYADLADLMAPGTAELLNTGAAPAEQRLDLGAFTLTVPQEWRLSNESATGRLLARAADCVEDGCPGVRIHYRSAVEHKRGEPCTRAPDQLITGAERLKQELRPFGTKKAAYEEWRITCSGGADFVERSWTLPKTGIIFADDWNTPGLDKILESATWR; this comes from the coding sequence GTGAGCGAATGGTCGCTCCCGGGCTTCACCGAAGTGAAAGCACTGGGGGAAGGCGGTTTCGGCCGCGTGGTGCTGGCTCGGCAGGACGGTACGGGCGCCGAGGTCGCGATCAAGTACCTGTACGCCGAGCACCTGGCTGATCCGCGGCTGGTGGACGCGTTCCGCCAGGAGGCGCGGGTTCTGTCGCAAGTGGTCAGTCCGCATGTGGCGCGGTTGCACGAGTTCATCGAGACGCCTGAGGGTGCGGCGATCGTGATGGAGGCCGTGCCGGGTGTGTCGCTCAGCGCGATCCTCACCGCGGAAGGGCAGCTGACGCCCGAAGCGGCGCTGGTCGTGCTGAAGGGTTCGCTGCTCGGCCTGTCCGCCGCGCACACCGCCGGTGTGGTGCACCGCGACTACAAACCGGACAACGTGCTGGTCCAGCCGGATCGCCGGAGCAAGCTGGTCGACTTCGGCATCGCCGTGCTGGCCGGGGAAACCGGGCTGTCGGTCGGCACCCCGGGTTACATGGCGCCGGAGCAGTGGGCCGGGAACGCGGCCACCCCGGCGACCGACGTGTACGCGGCGACCTGCGTTTTCTTCCAGTGCGTCACCGGAAACCGGCCATATCACGCGGACGACCGCGACACCCTGCGCAATCTGCACATCTACGCGCCCATCCCGTTCGGTGAGCTGCCGGAGCCGCTGTGGCCGCTGGTCGAGCGCGGGATGGCGAAGGATCCGGCCCGGCGACCGGAAACCGCGGCGCTCTTTCTCGCCGAACTGGAGTCCGCGGCGGTCGAGGGTTACGGGCCGGACTGGGAGGACCGGGGCTGGACCCGGCTGGCCCAGCGCGCGGGCGCCCTGCTCGCGGTGTCCCCGCTGGCGATGCTCGCCGGTGCCACCGTGCTCGCGCCTGCCGGTGCGGGAGCCGGTGCCGTCGCCGGATCTGGTGGCGTGGTCGCCGCCGGTGCCGGTGGTGGGGTGCTGGTCAAGGCGGGCGCGATCCTGGTCGGCGCGGCGCTGGTCGGCACCGGCGCGGTGATCGTGGTGAACTCCACCGGCGAGAACCCGGCCCCACCGCCGCCGACACCCGCCATCGAGCAGGTCGCGATGACCGCGGACGTGCGCAACCGCACGGAGAACTTCGGCACCTTCGACTTCAACGGGCAGTACGTGGCGATCAGCGGGCTCGCCGATCCGGCCGTGCAGGAGCGGGTCAACCAGGCGCTGATGGCCCCGGTCGACGGCTGGATCGACTACGTCCGCGAAATCAACCCGGATCCGGCGACCGACACCCCGCACCTGAGCACCAAGGCGGAGATCCGGCGCCAGGACGACAAGGTGCTCTCGGTCAAGTACACCCGCAGCATCGACTCCGTGCAGTTCGGCAACCGCGGCGGGTTCAGCATTCGCGGGGTCACCGTGGACCTGAAGACCGGCGAGGTGATCGACGCGCCCAAGGTGTTCGCGGACGCGGCGGCCGGCCAGGCCGGGACGACCGAGCTGGAGGAACGGCTGCTGGCCCGTTCGCCCGGCGGCTTCTGCGGCGGGGGGACCGTGCACGAGCCGATGGAGCCGCGGCACCTGACCGAGCCGTACACCGCGGGCGACGGCGACCCGGCGGTCCAGGCGATCTTCGCCACCGAGGCGGTCGAGTTCGACGTCTACGGCTCGGCCTTCGGCGGTCCGATGGCCTGCGACCACCAGACCGTCGTGGTGCCCTACGCCGATCTTGCCGACCTGATGGCGCCGGGCACCGCCGAGCTGCTGAACACCGGCGCGGCACCCGCCGAACAGCGCCTCGACCTCGGCGCGTTCACGCTGACCGTGCCGCAGGAGTGGCGACTGTCCAATGAGTCCGCCACCGGCAGGCTGCTCGCGCGGGCCGCCGACTGCGTCGAGGACGGCTGCCCCGGCGTCCGGATCCACTACCGCTCAGCGGTCGAGCACAAGCGCGGCGAACCGTGTACCCGGGCGCCGGACCAGCTGATCACCGGCGCCGAGCGGCTCAAGCAGGAACTGCGCCCGTTCGGCACGAAGAAGGCCGCCTACGAGGAGTGGCGCATCACCTGTTCCGGTGGCGCGGATTTTGTCGAACGGTCGTGGACGCTCCCGAAGACGGGGATCATCTTCGCGGACGACTGGAACACGCCCGGTCTGGACAAGATCCTGGAGAGTGCGACGTGGCGGTGA
- a CDS encoding serine/threonine-protein kinase, protein MAVSEWALPGFTEVDRLGEGSFGRVVLARQDSTGHTVAIKYLFARHLNDPRLVDAFRQEARVLSQVVSPHVARLHEFIETPEGAAIVMEAVPGVPLRAILTSDGTLEPEAALAVLKGSLLGLSAAHHAGIVHRDYKPDNVLVDTHRQSKLVDFGIAVLAGQPGLSVGTPAYMAPEQWTGSAASPATDVYAATCVFFQCVAGHRPFEADSTEVLRNLHEYAPIPFGEAPEPVRGLISRGMAKNPAERPASADAFLTELESTAVAAYGEDWEERGWGRLAQRAGALLALSPLAMLAGASVLAPAGAGTAAVAGSGGVVAAGAGGGVLVKAGAILAGAALVGTGVIVVVTNSGEDPPTPPPVVRNVALQVNTNVTTDRAPGSTVDVNARFLSVSGGADPAVTERINAALRAPVDRWVAEISRAAPNWGPNTGGPATVGNEPVIGLQNDDLLSVRYDHKVTNAPHSTWTFESSALTFDLRTGELIPLDQLIAPEKLTTPGMAELAGAIWPEGDPCNERGGTPVIPVDTLREPDSVGRPFEAMLTPDGVQFTVEMQTFGGSTACGVSDRKVSYDALGGLLAPALLAKVDAKPPSSGAPSSGPARPGEKLDVGPLTITGPATWTSRAQGLEQVIVDASECADPVKYFNCPYFMVTDNTKANSEQPAYEPGKPYRRSANGRACNAAGRKDLWQDGESTLEEAASTQVGGREARFERWIVECVPRGSTGGASGVRITQRIWFVPSANVVIMDEWNTPGLSEILNSGEWN, encoded by the coding sequence GTGGCGGTGAGCGAGTGGGCGCTGCCGGGGTTCACCGAGGTGGACCGGCTGGGGGAGGGCAGTTTCGGCCGCGTGGTGCTGGCCCGGCAGGACAGCACCGGGCACACCGTGGCGATCAAGTACCTGTTCGCGCGGCACTTGAACGATCCACGGCTGGTGGACGCGTTCCGCCAGGAGGCGCGGGTTCTGTCGCAAGTGGTCAGTCCGCATGTGGCGCGCCTGCACGAGTTCATCGAGACGCCCGAGGGCGCGGCGATCGTGATGGAGGCCGTGCCGGGCGTGCCGTTGCGCGCGATCCTGACCAGTGACGGCACCCTCGAACCGGAAGCCGCGCTGGCGGTGCTGAAGGGCTCGCTGCTGGGCCTGTCCGCCGCGCACCACGCGGGCATCGTGCACCGGGACTACAAACCGGACAACGTGCTGGTGGACACGCACCGCCAGAGCAAGCTGGTCGACTTCGGCATCGCGGTGCTCGCCGGGCAGCCGGGGCTGTCCGTGGGCACACCCGCCTACATGGCGCCGGAGCAGTGGACCGGTTCGGCGGCTTCACCGGCGACGGACGTCTACGCGGCGACGTGCGTGTTCTTCCAGTGCGTGGCCGGGCACCGGCCGTTCGAAGCGGACAGCACGGAGGTCCTGCGCAACCTCCACGAGTACGCGCCCATCCCGTTCGGTGAGGCGCCCGAACCCGTGCGCGGCCTGATCTCGCGCGGCATGGCGAAGAACCCGGCCGAGCGGCCCGCCTCCGCCGACGCCTTCCTGACCGAACTGGAGTCGACCGCGGTCGCCGCGTACGGCGAGGACTGGGAGGAACGCGGCTGGGGCAGGCTCGCCCAGCGCGCGGGCGCGCTGCTCGCGTTGTCGCCGCTGGCCATGCTCGCGGGTGCTTCGGTGCTGGCCCCGGCGGGCGCGGGCACGGCCGCCGTCGCGGGTTCCGGCGGCGTGGTCGCCGCCGGCGCCGGTGGCGGGGTGCTGGTCAAGGCGGGCGCGATCCTGGCGGGCGCGGCACTGGTCGGCACCGGCGTGATCGTGGTGGTGACCAACTCCGGTGAGGACCCGCCGACCCCACCGCCGGTGGTGCGGAACGTGGCGCTGCAGGTGAACACCAACGTCACCACGGACCGCGCGCCGGGGTCCACTGTGGACGTCAACGCGCGGTTCCTCAGCGTCAGCGGTGGTGCCGATCCGGCCGTGACCGAGCGGATCAACGCCGCGCTGCGGGCGCCGGTGGACCGCTGGGTGGCCGAGATCAGCCGGGCGGCGCCGAACTGGGGGCCGAACACCGGCGGTCCGGCCACGGTCGGCAACGAGCCGGTGATCGGCCTGCAGAACGACGACCTGCTGTCCGTTCGCTACGACCACAAGGTGACCAACGCGCCGCACTCCACCTGGACCTTCGAGAGTTCGGCGCTGACCTTCGACCTGCGCACCGGCGAACTCATCCCGCTGGACCAGCTGATCGCGCCGGAGAAACTGACCACCCCCGGCATGGCGGAGTTGGCCGGCGCGATCTGGCCGGAGGGCGACCCGTGCAACGAACGGGGTGGCACCCCGGTCATCCCGGTCGACACGCTGCGCGAACCCGATTCGGTCGGGCGGCCCTTCGAGGCGATGCTCACCCCGGACGGCGTCCAATTCACCGTGGAGATGCAGACCTTCGGCGGCTCGACCGCGTGCGGGGTCAGCGATCGCAAGGTGTCCTACGACGCGCTCGGCGGCCTGCTCGCGCCCGCACTGCTGGCCAAGGTGGACGCGAAGCCGCCGTCGTCCGGCGCGCCGTCGAGCGGACCGGCGCGGCCGGGGGAAAAGCTCGATGTGGGCCCGCTCACCATTACCGGCCCAGCCACCTGGACGAGCCGTGCCCAGGGTTTGGAACAAGTGATCGTCGACGCCTCGGAATGCGCCGATCCGGTGAAGTACTTCAACTGCCCGTACTTCATGGTGACCGACAACACAAAAGCGAATTCCGAACAGCCCGCATACGAACCCGGAAAACCTTATCGCCGCAGTGCGAACGGTCGCGCCTGCAATGCCGCCGGGCGCAAGGACCTGTGGCAGGACGGCGAATCGACGCTGGAAGAGGCCGCCTCGACCCAGGTCGGCGGGCGTGAAGCCCGGTTCGAGCGGTGGATCGTGGAATGCGTTCCGCGCGGTTCCACCGGCGGTGCGAGCGGGGTGCGGATCACCCAGCGAATCTGGTTCGTGCCGTCGGCGAACGTGGTGATCATGGACGAGTGGAACACGCCGGGACTGTCCGAGATCCTCAATTCCGGCGAATGGAACTGA
- a CDS encoding NAD(P)H-binding protein translates to MRVVIAGGHGQIALRLERLLAARGDQAVGIIRKVEQAADLRDSSAEPVVLDLETAEPAAVAEVLEGADAAVFAAGAGPGSGSARKDTVDRGAAALFAEAAQRAGVRRHVQVSGMGLDRADDPGMDEVFSAYLKAKAAAEDDLRARDLDWTILRPGRLTDEPGTGQVHLADSVDYGTISRDDVAAVLVALLDEPRTVHHTLELVEGHTPIDEALKRI, encoded by the coding sequence ATGCGAGTTGTGATTGCCGGCGGACACGGACAGATCGCGCTGCGGCTGGAGCGGTTGCTCGCCGCGCGCGGTGACCAGGCGGTGGGCATCATCCGCAAGGTGGAGCAGGCGGCCGACCTCCGTGACTCCAGCGCGGAACCGGTGGTGCTCGATCTGGAGACCGCCGAGCCGGCTGCCGTCGCCGAGGTGCTCGAGGGCGCGGACGCCGCGGTGTTCGCCGCGGGCGCCGGGCCGGGCAGCGGCTCCGCCCGCAAGGACACCGTGGACCGCGGGGCGGCGGCGCTGTTCGCCGAAGCCGCCCAGCGCGCCGGGGTCCGGCGGCACGTCCAGGTCAGCGGGATGGGGCTGGACCGCGCCGACGACCCCGGCATGGACGAGGTCTTCTCCGCCTACCTGAAGGCCAAGGCCGCCGCCGAGGACGATCTGCGGGCGCGCGACCTCGACTGGACCATCCTGCGGCCGGGCAGGCTCACCGACGAGCCCGGCACCGGTCAGGTCCACCTGGCCGATTCGGTCGACTACGGCACCATCTCCCGCGACGACGTGGCCGCCGTGCTGGTCGCCCTGCTGGACGAACCGCGGACCGTGCACCACACCCTCGAACTGGTCGAAGGCCACACACCGATCGACGAGGCCCTGAAACGGATCTAG
- a CDS encoding D-arabinono-1,4-lactone oxidase produces MTRWTNWAGTATASPQRVHKPRSVAEIAEAVTDAAVDGRRVRALGSGHSFTPIAVAHSDAINLTQWTGLASADIEAKRVTVRSGTTLRELNAELDRLGLAMTNLGDIDAQTIAGAISTGTHGTGAKFGGIATQIAGLELVLADGTVVGCSADRRPELFHAARVGLGALGVISTVTLQCEPAYVLAAEERPEPLEGVLESFNDQADTNDHFEFYWFPYGRNALVKRNNRQPAGTEPEPLSRARQFVDYRIMENTAFGALCRIGRTVPGLVRPLGRLASSVLSAREYSDTSHRVFVTHRGVRFVESEFAIPRESLHDVLGELRALVPKLENPVAFPVEVRVAAADDIWLSTAYGRDSAYVAIHQFVGMPYREYFAAFAKVAGAVGGRPHWGKMHDLDATVLRERYPRFDDFLKVRKDVDPSGVFTNAYLDRVLGPVG; encoded by the coding sequence ATGACACGGTGGACGAACTGGGCCGGGACCGCAACGGCCAGCCCTCAACGCGTGCACAAACCGCGCAGCGTCGCGGAAATCGCCGAAGCCGTGACCGACGCCGCGGTGGATGGCCGCCGCGTGCGCGCACTGGGCAGCGGCCACTCGTTCACCCCGATCGCGGTGGCCCATTCCGACGCCATCAACCTCACCCAGTGGACGGGCCTGGCCTCGGCCGACATCGAAGCCAAGCGGGTCACCGTCCGGTCGGGCACCACGCTGCGCGAGCTGAACGCCGAACTCGACCGGCTCGGCCTGGCGATGACCAACCTGGGTGACATCGACGCGCAGACCATCGCCGGGGCCATCTCCACCGGCACGCACGGCACCGGCGCGAAGTTCGGCGGCATCGCCACCCAGATCGCCGGGCTGGAACTGGTGCTGGCCGACGGCACGGTGGTCGGCTGCTCGGCCGACCGGCGCCCGGAGCTGTTCCACGCCGCCCGCGTCGGCCTCGGCGCGCTCGGCGTGATCAGCACGGTCACGCTCCAGTGCGAACCGGCTTATGTGCTCGCCGCCGAGGAACGCCCCGAGCCGCTGGAGGGCGTGCTCGAATCTTTCAACGACCAGGCCGACACCAACGACCACTTCGAGTTCTACTGGTTCCCGTACGGCCGGAACGCGCTGGTCAAGCGCAACAACCGGCAGCCGGCGGGCACCGAACCCGAGCCGCTGAGCCGGGCGCGGCAGTTCGTCGACTACCGGATCATGGAGAACACCGCGTTCGGCGCGCTGTGCCGGATCGGCCGGACCGTGCCGGGGCTGGTCCGGCCGCTGGGCAGGCTCGCGTCCTCGGTGCTGTCCGCGCGTGAGTACAGCGACACCTCGCACCGCGTTTTTGTCACCCACCGGGGCGTCCGGTTCGTCGAGTCGGAGTTCGCCATCCCACGCGAATCCCTGCACGACGTGCTCGGCGAACTGCGCGCACTGGTGCCGAAGCTGGAGAACCCGGTGGCGTTCCCGGTCGAGGTGCGGGTGGCCGCCGCTGACGACATCTGGCTGTCCACCGCCTACGGCCGCGACTCCGCCTACGTCGCCATCCACCAGTTCGTCGGCATGCCCTACCGCGAGTACTTCGCCGCGTTCGCGAAGGTCGCCGGCGCGGTCGGCGGCCGCCCGCACTGGGGCAAGATGCACGACCTCGACGCGACCGTGCTGCGCGAGCGGTACCCCCGCTTCGACGACTTCCTCAAGGTGCGCAAGGACGTCGATCCCAGCGGGGTGTTCACCAACGCCTACCTGGACCGGGTGCTCGGCCCGGTCGGCTAG
- a CDS encoding amino acid deaminase/aldolase → MNLPDATAFDLATKDLDPPLAIVDLAAFDANADDLVRRATRPIRVVSKSVRCRALLERVLARPGFRGVMSYSLAEALWLVETGTTDDVVVAYPTVDHAALRRLAADDRARAAISIMVDSPAHLDLVDSALGLEHPEIRVCLELDASWRPMRALHVGTRRSPVFTPRQARDFAAAIGARPGFRLVGMMAYEGQIAGFPDAVGGRVQSAAVRWMQRKSAAELLRRRGAAVRAVREVADLEFVNGGGTGSLEVTGSDASVTEIAAGSGLLGPTLFDGYTRFHPRPAAIFALPVVRKPTRAIATLFSGGYVASGPAAASRLPSPYLPAGLKLLGLEGAGEVQTPVTGRGARDLQVGDRVWLRHAKAGELAERFTHYHLVQGDRVERTVPTYRGEQQNFG, encoded by the coding sequence GTGAACCTCCCTGACGCCACCGCGTTCGACCTGGCGACGAAGGACCTCGATCCGCCGCTGGCGATCGTCGACCTCGCCGCGTTCGACGCGAACGCCGACGACCTCGTGCGACGGGCCACCCGGCCCATCCGCGTGGTGAGCAAGTCGGTGCGCTGCCGGGCGCTGCTGGAGCGAGTGCTGGCCAGACCGGGGTTCCGTGGCGTGATGAGCTACTCGCTGGCCGAGGCGTTGTGGCTGGTCGAGACCGGTACGACGGACGACGTGGTGGTCGCCTACCCGACCGTGGACCACGCCGCCCTGCGCCGCCTGGCCGCCGACGACCGGGCCCGCGCGGCCATCTCGATCATGGTGGACTCGCCCGCGCACCTGGACCTGGTCGACTCCGCGCTCGGCCTGGAGCACCCGGAGATCCGGGTCTGCCTGGAGCTGGACGCGTCGTGGCGGCCGATGCGCGCACTGCACGTCGGCACGCGACGGTCGCCTGTGTTCACTCCGCGCCAGGCCCGCGACTTCGCCGCCGCGATCGGCGCGCGGCCGGGGTTCCGACTGGTGGGCATGATGGCCTACGAAGGCCAGATCGCCGGTTTCCCGGACGCGGTCGGCGGCCGGGTCCAGTCGGCCGCGGTCCGCTGGATGCAACGGAAGTCGGCGGCCGAGTTGCTGCGCCGCCGAGGCGCCGCGGTCCGCGCGGTGCGGGAGGTCGCGGACCTGGAGTTCGTCAACGGCGGTGGCACCGGCAGCCTGGAGGTCACCGGCTCGGACGCCTCGGTCACCGAAATCGCCGCGGGTTCGGGTCTGCTGGGCCCCACTTTGTTCGACGGCTACACCCGCTTCCACCCCCGCCCGGCCGCGATCTTCGCTTTGCCGGTGGTCCGCAAACCCACACGAGCCATCGCCACGTTGTTCTCGGGTGGATATGTCGCTTCGGGGCCGGCGGCTGCTTCACGGTTGCCCTCGCCCTATTTGCCCGCGGGGCTGAAGCTGCTCGGTCTGGAAGGCGCCGGGGAGGTGCAGACTCCGGTCACCGGGCGTGGTGCCCGGGATTTGCAGGTCGGCGACCGGGTCTGGTTGCGACACGCGAAAGCGGGGGAGTTGGCTGAGCGGTTCACGCACTACCACCTGGTTCAGGGGGATAGGGTCGAGCGAACCGTGCCTACTTATCGGGGCGAGCAACAGAACTTCGGCTGA
- a CDS encoding TetR family transcriptional regulator, protein MSENKAHGETTPLRRQPVQQRSAKRVEQMLDAGAALIDEIGYESLTTTLIAKRAGVAVGSLYQFFPDKRAVVQALTQRNLDRFMAAIGERLSGVSHSHWWDVVDSILDIYLDMHRNVPGFSKVHFGDVVDRQLLDESRDNNRVIADALTELLSNYLDVPQERLWFAIAIANEAADSLLKLAFHRDPNGDAEVVEETKYLIKTYLASRLGE, encoded by the coding sequence GTGTCCGAGAACAAGGCACACGGGGAAACCACCCCACTGCGCCGGCAGCCGGTGCAGCAGCGCAGCGCGAAGCGGGTCGAGCAGATGCTCGACGCGGGCGCCGCGCTGATCGACGAGATCGGGTACGAATCGCTGACCACCACGCTGATCGCGAAGCGGGCCGGGGTGGCGGTGGGTTCGCTGTACCAGTTCTTCCCGGACAAGCGGGCGGTGGTGCAGGCGCTCACCCAGCGGAACCTGGACCGGTTCATGGCGGCCATCGGCGAGCGGCTGAGCGGGGTCTCGCACTCGCACTGGTGGGATGTGGTGGACTCGATCCTGGACATCTACCTGGACATGCACCGGAATGTGCCAGGCTTCTCGAAGGTGCACTTCGGCGACGTCGTCGACCGGCAGCTGCTGGACGAAAGCCGGGACAACAACCGGGTGATCGCCGACGCGCTCACGGAATTGCTGTCGAACTACCTGGATGTGCCGCAGGAACGCCTGTGGTTCGCCATCGCCATCGCCAACGAAGCGGCGGACTCCCTGCTGAAACTGGCCTTCCACCGCGACCCCAACGGCGACGCGGAGGTAGTCGAGGAAACGAAGTACCTGATCAAAACCTACCTGGCCAGCCGCCTGGGCGAGTGA
- a CDS encoding GH1 family beta-glucosidase — translation MANLNFPPGFRWGVSTSAFQIEGAVTEDGRGPSIWDTFTATPGKIANGEHACTAADHYHRYREDVALMAGLGVDAYRFSFAWPRIQPTGKGAPEPRGIGFYDRLLDEICAAGIDPVATLYHWDTPQALEDAGGWLARDTAERFGEYAEILGTHFADRVKMWIPLNEPMVMSIFGYAIGEYAPGQTLLLGAIPTAHHQHLAHGLAVKALRAAGGKSVGTANNHSPIWPATDSAADLEGARRLDALLNRLYADPVLLGSYPEEFHEHLPAGFADDLPVIAQPLDFYGVNYYEPQGAAGPGEGNPLPFELRSVEGYPKTTNDSPIVPDAFRELLLQLKERYGDRLPPIHITENGCSFADEVTPDGRVTDVARIDFLREHLRAVRTAMDAGVDVRGYFVWSLLDNFEWSKGYAPRFGLVHVDYETQARTPKDSYFWFRELIAAHGH, via the coding sequence GTGGCGAACCTGAACTTCCCGCCCGGCTTCCGCTGGGGCGTGTCCACCTCGGCGTTCCAGATCGAGGGCGCGGTCACCGAGGACGGGCGCGGACCGTCCATTTGGGACACATTCACCGCGACGCCGGGCAAGATCGCGAACGGCGAGCACGCGTGCACGGCCGCCGATCACTACCACCGCTACCGCGAGGACGTCGCGCTGATGGCGGGGCTCGGCGTCGACGCCTACCGATTCTCCTTCGCCTGGCCCCGGATCCAGCCCACCGGCAAGGGCGCCCCGGAGCCACGCGGCATCGGCTTCTACGACCGCCTGCTCGACGAGATCTGCGCGGCCGGCATCGATCCGGTCGCCACCCTCTACCACTGGGACACCCCGCAGGCGCTCGAAGACGCCGGCGGCTGGCTCGCCCGCGACACCGCCGAGCGCTTCGGCGAGTACGCCGAAATCCTCGGCACGCACTTCGCCGACCGGGTGAAGATGTGGATTCCGCTCAACGAGCCGATGGTCATGTCGATCTTCGGTTACGCCATCGGCGAGTACGCGCCGGGCCAGACGCTGCTACTCGGCGCGATTCCCACCGCACACCACCAGCATCTCGCGCACGGCCTCGCGGTCAAGGCCCTGCGCGCGGCCGGCGGGAAGTCCGTCGGCACGGCGAACAACCATTCGCCGATCTGGCCGGCCACCGACTCCGCCGCCGATCTCGAAGGCGCCCGGCGGCTCGACGCGCTGCTCAACCGCCTCTACGCCGACCCGGTGCTGCTCGGCAGTTATCCCGAGGAGTTCCACGAGCACCTGCCCGCCGGTTTCGCCGACGACCTGCCCGTCATCGCGCAGCCGCTCGACTTCTACGGCGTCAACTACTACGAACCGCAGGGCGCCGCCGGGCCGGGCGAGGGCAATCCGCTGCCGTTCGAACTCCGGTCGGTCGAGGGTTATCCGAAGACGACCAACGATTCCCCGATCGTGCCGGACGCCTTCCGCGAACTCCTGCTGCAGCTCAAGGAACGCTACGGAGACAGGCTGCCGCCGATCCACATCACCGAGAACGGGTGCAGCTTCGCCGACGAAGTCACCCCGGACGGCCGCGTCACCGACGTCGCGCGCATCGACTTCCTGCGCGAGCACCTGCGAGCCGTCCGCACCGCGATGGACGCCGGGGTCGACGTCCGCGGTTACTTCGTCTGGTCCCTGCTCGACAACTTCGAGTGGTCCAAGGGCTACGCGCCCCGGTTCGGCCTCGTCCACGTCGACTACGAAACCCAGGCCCGAACGCCGAAAGACTCGTACTTCTGGTTCCGCGAACTGATCGCGGCCCATGGACACTGA
- a CDS encoding MFS transporter, whose product MDTEPAALTEPTTRVRPGWAALLFFANFGLWLGFYAPIQVLLPRQAELLDAANKELVFGIVTGVGALVSLVANPAFGLLSDRTTSRFGRRHPWTVAGSLLGAAGLALLAAAPNVVVMTLGWCLVQAGLNGMLATLTSALPDRVPVGQRAQIGGFIGISQMFGTVLGAVLVTVLVTSLPGGYLACALVVLAGAAAFVLRTPDAVLPVAWRPGGSLRELPRRMWISPRRHPDFARAWGCHFLIGLGNALGTLYLLFFLKDAAGHPDPDTGLLVLMGLYGVALIVGALGAGVLSDRSGRRKPYVVGASIAMALAALLLVFSSTWGAALAAAPLLGIGFGTYWAVAMAILTQVLPTAQDRAKDLGVVNIANALPQVVAPLLATVILAGFGGYPGLFAASAVATLLAGVLVTSIRSVR is encoded by the coding sequence ATGGACACTGAACCGGCGGCACTCACCGAACCGACCACCCGGGTCCGCCCGGGCTGGGCCGCGCTGCTGTTCTTCGCGAACTTCGGGCTGTGGCTGGGTTTCTACGCGCCCATCCAGGTGCTCCTGCCGCGCCAGGCGGAACTGCTCGACGCGGCGAACAAGGAACTGGTCTTCGGCATCGTGACCGGGGTCGGCGCGCTCGTCTCGCTGGTCGCCAATCCGGCGTTCGGATTGCTGTCGGACCGCACCACGTCGCGCTTCGGCCGCCGCCACCCGTGGACGGTCGCGGGCTCACTGCTCGGCGCGGCCGGGCTCGCGCTGCTGGCCGCCGCGCCGAACGTGGTGGTGATGACCCTCGGCTGGTGCCTGGTCCAGGCCGGGCTGAACGGCATGCTCGCCACGCTGACCTCCGCACTACCCGACCGTGTGCCCGTCGGTCAGCGCGCGCAGATCGGCGGTTTCATCGGGATCAGCCAGATGTTCGGCACGGTGCTCGGCGCGGTACTGGTCACCGTGCTGGTCACCAGCCTTCCCGGCGGTTACCTCGCCTGCGCGCTGGTGGTGCTCGCCGGCGCGGCCGCGTTTGTGCTGCGCACCCCGGACGCGGTGCTGCCCGTCGCCTGGCGGCCGGGTGGCTCGCTGCGGGAGCTGCCGCGCCGGATGTGGATCTCGCCGCGGCGGCACCCGGACTTCGCGCGGGCCTGGGGTTGCCACTTCCTGATCGGGCTCGGCAACGCGCTCGGCACGCTCTACCTGCTGTTTTTCCTCAAGGACGCGGCCGGACACCCGGACCCGGACACCGGACTGCTGGTGCTGATGGGCCTGTACGGCGTCGCGCTGATCGTCGGCGCGCTGGGCGCGGGCGTGCTGTCGGACCGGTCCGGCCGTCGCAAGCCGTACGTGGTCGGGGCGTCGATCGCGATGGCGCTGGCCGCGCTGCTGCTCGTTTTCTCGTCGACCTGGGGCGCCGCGCTGGCCGCGGCCCCGCTGCTCGGCATCGGCTTCGGCACCTACTGGGCGGTGGCGATGGCCATCCTGACCCAGGTGCTGCCCACCGCGCAGGACCGGGCGAAGGACCTCGGCGTGGTGAACATCGCGAACGCGCTGCCGCAGGTGGTCGCGCCACTGCTGGCGACGGTCATCCTGGCGGGTTTCGGCGGATACCCGGGCCTGTTCGCCGCTTCCGCGGTGGCCACGCTGCTCGCCGGGGTGCTGGTCACCAGCATCCGATCAGTGCGCTGA